The Enterobacter asburiae sequence TCAATCATCAGGCTCAGATCTCTTCCTGGCGTGCGATAAAAGCCCGGCAGGGTTGCATTGATATCGGTCTCATCCGCCCTATCAGCAAAGGTTTTAACAATACGATCGTTATTTAATACACGCGCATTCTGATGATAGCTGTAGTGGAAATAGATGGTACGGTTAACTTCAGAAACCGCGTGACCAAACAATTTACCGTTAATGACAGCAGTTCCTTCCCTATGCTGCATTCGCCAGGAAACGGTACCTACAAACCGGTTTTTGCCGATCGTCCACTCTACATCTCCTGTACAGCGTATCGGCTTACTTGAAAAATGCGAATACGCTAACCAGCCGCTGGTAATAGCAGCCCCCAGAAACGCCCCCAGCAAAATAATACGATTCCCGAGTATCTTCATTGCTCATGCGCCCAAAAATAATGCGTGGTACATAACGCCGTCGCGTCATGTCGCGCATCGTTATTACAGACAAATGCCGCGATTCGCTCCGTTTTACTATAGCCGATGAGAAAAACGTACCGGTTCTCGGCACACAGGGCAGGATAATGCTTTAACAAGCGCAGGTAATGGTCCTGCATAGGTTCATTAGGCGCATAAAAAGGCTGGCAGGGGCCGACCTTACTGCCCGTTGAGAGCGGAATATAATTACTGAACGGCATGGTCAGGCGGTGTTTATATAACACCACTCCGTTGATAAGTACGATCAGTAAAAGCACAGTGGTGGTAATGATCAACCAGACCGGTCTCTGTATCACGGTGTCAGCGGCTGTTTCCTCGTCTTTATTGACTATCACCACCTCAGTGGTTGGGGTAAATACCTCAACGTGGGTTGTTTTGGAAAGCATCAGCCCACGACGCGAAATCGTTTTAACGGTATCACGCGGTAACCCCACCTCAGCCAGCGCATTGCGCAAAGTCAAAATGGCCTGATAAAAGGTATTTGGGGTAGTAACGTCATTACGCTCCCCCCATCCCACCACCATTAATTGATTTTGCGAAATAATTTCTCCGGGATGGGTAACGAGATAAAGAAAACAGAGATTAGCAGGAAGCTGCAATTGTATCGTGCGCCCGGATATGGGATTCGCCAGGGTTTTGTTTTCCGGATCATACTCGACCAGTTTGTTAATGAGATACAATTTTACTTTCCTCAGCAATAACAATATTTAATCCTAAACACCCTAAACACTTACGAATATTTAACAACAGTATAGGTCACGATGATTAGGGTGCGAGAACACCATACCTAAGATTAAAATCAAACTATTATTTTTCAAACAGTTACATTGATGTTTTCTTAGGTGAGTCTCAGCTAAACCCACATAATGAGATTTCATTACACTTCGCCAGGCCGAATAATTATATTGAGTTCCACATTGAGAAGAGACTGACGTCCAGGCAGATCGAGGAGAAGAATCTTTAGCTATTAGTGCTATTCCCTGAATCTTCTTCCAGGCTTTTTTTTGCCGAATAATCTTAAAGGATTGATGAATATTCCTGGATTATGTCTGGCTACTGATGTTATGCCGTTATGGCTACAGCCTGACAAAATAGATACCGCCAGGAATTTATTTTAACTGCCGCTATTTTTTATAAACACGTCAGGATCCCTGGATATGTTTCAAGATTGACACATTAGAAAGGCAGTGAAATATTGACAATGAAAATAAGACAGGAGTGGGCTGGATGATAACGTCGTCGCAAAAGGTTGTCCGCTGCATAAGCTGTGAACTGTCCTGTCAGTTATTCCCGGATAACGCAGTGCGCTCACAATACTGTGGTAACGCTTCGTTTGCAGTTTGGCCGATTGGTAATCATTTCTTGCAACTTGCGGTAGCAAATAAAATATTGCGGGGAAACAAGAATCACTTATTACGTGGGTTTATTTTTGTAGATTTTTCGATGTACAACCTGCGCGTACTTGCCGATCCGCAATGGATTGAGCATCTGGCGATAACTAACATGCACATCGTTCTTATCTCGGACCGCAAGCTGGAGGCATTGGCTAATTACTTATTCGCTCATCATGATGAAATAAAGGGAATTATTTATTCAGATGACAATGACGCTGTATTACAGGAAAAAATTAACCACCTCTTTTCCGGCAGACGTGTGAACAGTAGACGAGGAAACACCCTGAATACTGTTGAATTCACTTTGCTTAACAGATTTATGTCAGGAGTGTGCCTCCAGGAGATAATAAAAACAGACAGCATTGATGTGAAAAAAATTTATGTTCATAAAATACGATTAGAGAGGAAGTTAGGTACCAGCATTCATAAAATACTCGTTTCTGTTTTGTAATTTCATCTTCTTAACATACCCACATTTAATGGTGTGGAGGATGTTCTACGCCTGAAAGAAAGGGGGCAGTTATGCCATATATAATGAAACATTCACCTGTCGCCGTTGCGATTTCGCTGGCGCTATCGTCAGCGCTATTTACCGCAAATGCAGCAGTTATTGATTTTGCTAATTTACCTGCCTCCGGAGCGGTAACGGATTTGCCTGCAGAAATACAGGCGCTGATTCCTGCAACGGCAAACGCAAATTTTAGCAAAAATACCAACGATCCTAACTATGTCTACCAGTACAGCCCAGGCAATATTCCCCTCTACGGAGATGGGATCACCCTTGACGGGCCGGGAGCGGAAGCCTTCGAGCACTCCG is a genomic window containing:
- a CDS encoding helix-turn-helix transcriptional regulator; translation: MITSSQKVVRCISCELSCQLFPDNAVRSQYCGNASFAVWPIGNHFLQLAVANKILRGNKNHLLRGFIFVDFSMYNLRVLADPQWIEHLAITNMHIVLISDRKLEALANYLFAHHDEIKGIIYSDDNDAVLQEKINHLFSGRRVNSRRGNTLNTVEFTLLNRFMSGVCLQEIIKTDSIDVKKIYVHKIRLERKLGTSIHKILVSVL
- a CDS encoding transcriptional regulator, producing MYLINKLVEYDPENKTLANPISGRTIQLQLPANLCFLYLVTHPGEIISQNQLMVVGWGERNDVTTPNTFYQAILTLRNALAEVGLPRDTVKTISRRGLMLSKTTHVEVFTPTTEVVIVNKDEETAADTVIQRPVWLIITTTVLLLIVLINGVVLYKHRLTMPFSNYIPLSTGSKVGPCQPFYAPNEPMQDHYLRLLKHYPALCAENRYVFLIGYSKTERIAAFVCNNDARHDATALCTTHYFWAHEQ